In Leopardus geoffroyi isolate Oge1 chromosome D1, O.geoffroyi_Oge1_pat1.0, whole genome shotgun sequence, a single window of DNA contains:
- the PSMA1 gene encoding proteasome subunit alpha type-1 isoform X1 gives MFRNQYDNDVTVWSPQGRIHQIEYAMEAVKQGSATVGLKSKTHAVLVALKRAQSELAAHQKKILHVDNHIGISIAGLTADARLLCNFMRQECLDSRFVFDRPLPVSRLVSLIGSKTQIPTQRYGRRPYGVGLLIAGYDDMGPHIFQTCPSANYFDCRAMSIGARSQSARTYLERHMSGFMECNLNELVKHGLRALRETLPAEQDLTTKNVSIGIVGKDLEFTIYDDDDVSPFLEGLEERPQRKAQPAQPADEPAEKADEPMEH, from the exons ATG tttcgCAACCAGTATGACAATGATGTCACTGTTTGGAGCCCTCAG gGCAGGATTCATCAAATTGAATATGCAATGGAAGCTGTTAAACAAGGTTCAGCCACAGTTGGTCTGAAGTCAAAAACCCATGCAGTGCTGGTTGCATTGAAG AGAGCACAGTCAGAGCTTGCagctcatcagaaaaaaattctcCATGTTGACAACCATATTGGTATCTCGATTGCGGGACTTACTGCTGATGCTAGACTGTTATG taattttatgcGCCAGGAGTGTTTGGATTCCAGATTTGTATTTGACAGACCTCTTCCTGTGTCTCGTCTTGTATCTCTAATTGGAAGCA AGACCCAGATACCAACGCAACGATATGGCCGGAGACCATATGGTGTTGGACTGCTTATTGCTGGTTATGAT gATATGGGCCCTCACATTTTCCAGACCTGTCCCTCTGCTAACTATTTTGACTGTAGAGCTATGTCCATTGGAGCACGTTCTCAATCAGCTCGTACTTACTTGGAGAGACATATGTCTGGGTTTATGGAgt GCAATTTGAATGAACTGGTTAAACATGGTCTGCGTGCCTTACGAGAGACACTTCCTGCAGAACAGGACCTAACTACAAAG aatgTTTCCATTGGAATTGTTGGTAAAGACTTGGAGTTTACgatttatgatgatgatgatgtatcTCCATTCCTGGAAGGTCTTGAAGAAAGACCACAGAGAAAGGCACAG CCTGCTCAACCTGCTGATGAACCTGCAGAAAAGGCTGATGAACCAATGGAACATTAA